The Streptomyces kaniharaensis region CCAGACTGGTTCCAGGACGGTTCCGCCAAACTGCGCCACGCGCGCCCGGAAGGCCTGTTCGCAGGAGGCGGGATCGTTGCCCGCGCAGACCCGGCAGAGGCCCTGGCCTTGTTGGACAGCGGCGGGCCGGGGTGCGCATGCGTGGCCGGAGCGGCAGACCACCCGGTGGGGGCGGTTGTTGCCGAGCCAGACGGGTTCGACGACGGTTCCGCCGAGCTCTTGTACCCGTGCCCGGAAGGCCTGTTCGGCGGCGGCCGTGACGCGGGCGATGCGCGCGGTGTTGCCGGGGCGGTCGTTGCGGCAGGCCATGCACAGGCCGCCGCCCTGTTGGACCGAGGCCGGTCGTGGGGTGCAGGGGTGACCGGCCGCGCACAGGGCCCGGTGCGGTGTCAGCGCGCCGAGCCAGACGGGTTCTAGGACGGTTCCGCCGAGCTCCTTCACCCGTGCCCGGAAGGCCGACCAGGCTTGTTCGGGGTCGCGTCCGCCGCAGGCTCGGCAGATGCCCGAGCCTTTGCTGGCGACGTCGTGTGGCCTCGGCGCCCCTTCATGCCCCTCGGCGCAGCGGATCCGGTGCGGTTTCATGGCGCCAAGCCACGCGGATTCCAGGACAGTGCCGCCGAGTTCCGCCACGCGCGCGCGGAAGGCCTGTTCGGCAGCCCTGGGATCGGTGCCTGAGCAGGTCCGGCAGATGCCGCCGCCCCGCTTCACATCGGAGGGGCGGGGCGCGGCGTCGTGTCCGGCCCGACACCGCACCCCGTGTCGCCGGTAGGCGCCGAGCCACGTGGGTTCCAGGACGGTCCCGCCGAGTTCGGCGACCCGCGCCCGGAACGCGTCCTCGGCCCGCAACGACGCCCCAGTCCTCGGCCGCGCCTTCACCCGGTCCCCCTCCGGCGCATCGGATGCGACGGGCAGGGCTTCGCGGCCGGCTCGGTCACCGACGACCGCCCCAAATGCGAGATTACTTCTTATTTCAGTCATATCAGACACATAATCAGGTGGGTCTGACAGGCTGCCGGTGCCGCAGGAGGATCCGCCCGAGCACCTGCAGCCGCGTTCTGACCGTCGCTCACCCGGCTCAGCCCTCCGCGCGACGCCCGGCGCCCAGGCGGACACTCGACGTGTGCCCGCCGACCTGCTGAGCCGCCACGACCGCGCTCTCCTCACCGCCGTCGCGGCCCTAGCCGCAGCCGGCTCCCCGGCCGCCCGCGTCGTCCTCGCTTAGGGACGCCTGCTCACCCCTGCACCCTGGCCGCGCTCCGGCGCCCCGCGCCGCGGCGCTGCGGGAGGTTGCCACCGCAACGCCCTGCGTGTCGCCCGGCTTCTTCCGGGCGCCTACGCCGAGGGGTACGCGCTCGCGGCCGACGGTACGGTGCGGGCGCACGCGTGGTGCGCGGGCGCTGACGGCACCGTGCTCGACCCCACGAGGCCCGAGGAGCCTGCCCTGGCCTACCTCGGGGTGCCCATGGCCCCGGACTTCATCCTCGCCATTCAACGGCGCACCCTTACGAAAACGAGGTTCCGGGGGGTTCTTGACGTGGGGGTGCAGGCCCGCGACGCCGGAAGGATCTTCGACGACGGAGTACCGTTTCACGGGATGCTCGATGTCGGCCGGACTCCGGTTTGAGAACCGGGGTGGTGGCGGAGCTTGCTCGGGTCCCGGGCTCCGAGCCGTTGGCGTGGGCTCCACCGTTCACCGGCGGGCAGCTGTCGGCCGCCAGATCACCTGCGCAAGCCCCCCGAGCCCAGACTTGCCGGGCGATCAGTCTGTGCGAGCCAGCCGGGTGCGACGTTGCCCGACCTTCGGCCTGCGGAGGCTGGCCGTGCTCGGGGGGTCACGACCAGCCGCTTCCCACCCTGCTCCGCACTCGGATCGCGTGCGCGACACGCTGGGCCGCCCGGAGCAACCACCAGAGGTCAAGGATCGGGCACCGGGCTGGAAGAACGGCTCACACGCCAGCTCCTTCGCGCGCGTTTCCACGTAGGGGCGGGCCTGATGACGGACGTCGAACCGGCCTACCTCGGGCTCGACCACCTCGGCCTGGTGTAACCGGACTGATCAGCTGCCCCGCCGGCTGCCGGGAACTCACGAGGTGAAGGCTGCGGCTATTCGTCGGCGGTGCGGCGAGGCAGATGGGCTTGATCCCGCCCTTCCCGCTCATGCCGCGTTCGATGAAGGCGGCCAAGGCCGCCAACGCTCTGGGCCGGGCCGCAGCCGGCAAGCACTTCCGCGACCTGCGCCCGGACCGAGAGGATGCTCCCGTGGACTTGACCCTGACGCTGCGCCTGCGCGAACTCCTCGCCGACTACAAGGACCTGCGCCAAGCGCCGCCCGGCGGCCAGCAGCGCCGCGGGCAGAAGTTCAACGCACTCCTCGCCGAGCTCCTTCAAGCGTGGGGGCTGACGGCCCGGCACAGCGTGCGCGGCGTGGACGGCCTGGACGAGACAGACGTCTTCTTCACGGCCGAGCAGACGAACTACATCCTCGAAGCCAAGTGGGAAGCCGAGCCGATCAACGCGGAGCCCCTGATCAAGCTCGCGGACCGCCTGAACAACCGGCCTCCCGGCACGCGCGGCATCGTCCTGTCCGTGTCCGGCTACACGCAGCCGGCGCTGGAGTGGGTGAAGCGGCGCCAGGACATCCTCCTGCTGGACATCACCCACATTGAGGCGCTCCTGTGCGGCATGCTCGGCCCGGTCGACCTCCTGGACCTCCTCTACGCCGAGACCGCCGCCGCCGGCAACAGGCTGGTGCCCCTGGCCGACATCCTCGTGCCCAGCCACGAAGACCCCGGCCCAGCGCCGCAGCTGCGCCCGGTCGGCGAAGTGCAGCTCCCGTGGCCGGTCGTGGAGAGCACCGCCAACGGCGTCACGGCCGTCGAGGCCTTCACCGGGGTCTGGTCACCGCCCCAGACCCCCAGCGCCTTCACCGCTTCCCGGGGCAACCGGCTGCTGATCACCACGGCGGCCGGCGTCATCGACTTCCACACCACCACCGGGCGCAGCACCTGGGCGCTGGCGCTGCCGGGCACCGAGGACCGTGCCGTGCGCGGGGAGGATGGATTGCTCACCGTCCTGTGCCGCGGTGCCCTCGTGCGCTGGCACCCCAAGACCCGCACCATCGAGCTGCTCGCCGGGGGCTTCGGCGGCTACGCCACGCTGGAGGCCGGCCGGGACGGCACCTTGTGGGTCTTCAACCAGGTCGGTGCGCTGCACGGCGGCTCGATCATCCTGACTCGGATCGGTGAGCGGCCTGGCGACGAGCAGCGGCACGACGTCCCGTTCCCGGGCGCGGAACGGGCGGTGTGGCTCGCACCCGGGCGGTTCTTCCTGACCGCGAACGGGCACAGCATCCCGCTCGACCTCACCAAGGACCCGGCCGCGACCAAGGACGACTGGGTCGACTCCACCCTGCCCAACCCCAAGGCGGCCGTCGCCCCGGACGAGCACACCGTGCTGTACGCCGGTACCTGCGGATCCCTCAACGGCAGCCTTCACTGCCGCGACCTGCGACAGGACGCCGTCCCGGCCGAGCTGCTCACCGTCGCGGCCAACCGGATCACCGACCTGGCCCTGACGAACACCGGCTCGGCGGGGACCAGTGGCTGGATGCTCGCCGACGTCTCCGGCAACACCCAGAACCCGACGCCGGTCCTCGTCAGGTGGGACATCTCAGCGGCGCCCTCGACGTCCGGCTGACCAGCTGGGCGCGCGCAGCGGCAGGGACGGCGCCTCGGCCTGCCCGAAAGTCCACCGGAGCGGGATCGTCACTCACGCTTGGGTGCGGCGTTCTCCAGTACGGAGACCAGGTGGGCGTGGACGTCGGCTGCGGCCTCGCGGGTGACCGGGTCCGGGTCCTCCAGGTGGGCGGCGATCAGCTCGGCGGCCGCGGCCAGCACCGGCACCGGGACGGCGGCGGTGCGCAGGTGGAGCATCTGGGCGGCGGCCCGCTCGCCGGGGGTTGCCGCCTGGCGGGCGGTAGGGATCAGGGCGTGGAGGCCGCGCGGCTGGGAGCTGGTCACCGGCCTATTCTCTCGGCTCCGGCGAGGCCCTGGTGCCGCATCAGGCGAGCCGAACTGCAGGTACGTTGCGCCGCTCGCGACCCCGCGACTCTCCTAGGATTGTCTTAGAAAGACCTCTCTAATTTCTTTTAGAGATTTAGGCAATCCTTGCTATGCTTCGTGCATGACATCCTATGTCGAGGATCTTGAGCGGGTGGAGAAGGAACTCCGCGAGGCGGAGCGCGAGCGAGACCTCCTGGGGGTGCGCATCGAAGGGCTGCGAGCCCAGCGTGAGGCCTTCAGGAAGCTGGTCGAGGCACCGGCGGTGCCGGGGGAGGATCTCAAGGGCCTGAAGAAGGCGGACGCCATCGTGAAGATCCTGCAAGCGTCGGACAAGCCGATGACGCTGGGGGAGATCGCCGACGCGATGAGCGCGGCCGGCAAGAAGACCCAGAAGGACGGCGCGTCGGTGTACATCGACGGCCTGCTGAAGGCGGGCAGGGTCATCCGGGTCCAGCGCGGTCAATACCGCGCGGCCTGACATCACCACGCAGGGAGGGAGAAGGACATGAGCACCCAGCCTGACACGCCGGACGCGATCGACGCACTGCTCGGCCAGGGCCCGCGCCGCGCCGTCCAACTGCCGACCCCGGCCGAACGGGAACGGCTGCGCACCGAGTACGGGCTGACGAAGGCTGCCACCGCCAAGGCCCTCGGCGTCAGCACCAGCACATTCACCGCCTGGGAATCGGGACAGCGCGATCCGCAGGGGGAGGCCCGCGCGGCCTATGCCCGCCTGCTGGAAGGCATTGCCGCCCAGCTCCGCCCCGAGCCGGCCGCCGTGACGCCCCCTCAGCCCCAGACCCCGGCACCCGCACCGGCCGAGGCACCCGTGCCGGTGCCGATGCTCGACCAGCAGCCGGACGGCTCGCTGGTGATGGCCGAGGCCGCGCCGTGCGTGCAGTGCGGCAACCCGTCGGTCTACCGCTCCCAGGGCGTGCCGATACACCTGGGAGGCTTCTGCCGCCCCGGCACCCAGCCGCCCGAAGCCCCCGTCGCCCCTCAGCCGGCCCCCGCTTCAGCTGCCCCGGCGGTGGCTGCACCGCGCCGGACCGCGCCCCACGCCGCTGGTGCCCCCTCCTCGCGCCAGGCTTCCCCGCGAGTGCACAGGGCGCCGGTGAAGGCGACCGCCACGGCGCGACCGCAGGTCGCGGCCAGCCCGGCCGCCCCGGCGAAGTACCCCGCCGGTCCGCTGGCGGTCATCGACCTCGCCCCCTCCGGCCGCGCTCTGCTCGGGCACCTGGTCGACGGGCGCGTGCTGGACGTGCCGGCCATGACGCTGCCCCAGCTGACCGAGTGGGCGGTGAGCGCAGGCCTCGGGCAGCCGCGGCTGCACAAGCACGGCAAGGACAGCGACCCGCTGGTCGTCCTCATGGCGGACGCCGCGGAGTTCCTGGGCCTGCCGCCGATGGGCGAGGACGCGGACGGCGACTTCGAGCGTGGCATCGGCCGCCTGCCGGAGACCGGACCGGTCGTCAAGGCGCTCGTCAAGGCTGGCTGGCAGCTCACTCAGCGTGGGTTCGGCCCGTGGGCCCGCGTCTTCCGCACCCCGGACGGCGGAAAGCGCGTCTGCGTGCAGTACTGCATCCCGATGTGGTCCGCCCTAGCCTCCGCAGGCTGGAAGGTGCCCGCCGACCTCGACGCCGTCCAGCTGGCAGCCCTCCTCGGCGGCTACGCCGAGCGCGTCCAGACTCCGCGCGGCTCCACCGCCGTCACCGGCCTCCAGCTCATGGAGGCGCTGCGCCCGCCGACCCGTGCGGTGCGCACCGAGACCGGCTGGACCTCCGGTCCGGTAGAGGGCTCCCGCACCCACGCCTTCGACCCCGCGCCGCCCGAGCCCCCGGCCGAGCACCCCCTCGCCCAGGGCCGCGCCCCGGGCGACGTGCTCATGACCGAGACGTGGGACTGGATCCGCGACCTGGACCTGATCGAGGACCGCGAGCGCGGCTACCCGTACGTGATCGGCCTCGACGTCAACATGGCCTACCTTGCCGCAGCCGGCAGGCTCACCATGGCCCTGTCCGAGCCAGTCCACAAACTCGAACCCGTCTTCGACAAGCGGATCCCGGGCAGCTGGAAGTGCGACTTCTCCAACGCCGAGCTCGACCCCCGGCTGCCCAACCCGTTCACCCCCGACGGCCTGCCGCCCACCGGACCCGCCTGGTACAGCACCGTCAAGGTCGCCTACGCCCTGGAGCTCGGCATCCGTGTCCAGCCCACGGAGGGCTGGCTGCGCCACGAGTCCGGCCCGTGGCTCGATCCCTGGCACAAGCACCTGCGCGAGGCCTACCTCACCACCATGGCCAACCTCGGCGTCCCCCTGGACCTCGCGGACCGCGACGTCGAGGCGTTCCTGGCGGCGATGGCCAACCTGAAGAACGGCAACCCGGTCGAGCTGGCGATCCTGCACGCCATCAAGTCCACCGCCAAGGGCGGGATCGGCAAGCTCCGCGAGCGCCCCCGCGGCGCCACCTACCGGCCCGGCCAGCGTTGGCCGGCCCTGGACCGCCCCACCTGGGACCCACTCAATCGGGCACTGGTCATCGACACCGACACCGTCAACAAGCACCGCAAGATCCGCCGCCACGCCGAAGCCACCGGCGAGTACCCGATCGCCGCCCTCGCCGACTGCATCGTCTACCCCTCCAAGGGCCCCTCGCCCCTGGACGTCCTGCTCCAGCCTGACGGTACCCTCGCCACCGCGTGGCGCCTGGGAATCTCCCCCGGGCACGTCAAGCACGAGGGCACTCAGACGATGACGTGGGCGCTGGAAATGATCACCGACGACGTCAATCCGGGCCGCCACATCAAGGGCGGCGACGCTTACGCCGAGGGGGAGTGACCTGAATGAGCGAAGCACTCGACCGCGGGCTGGAACGCGCCCTGCAGACCCAGCCCATCCCCAAGACCCTGGCCGGCCGCGCTGCCTTCCTGGTCCGCCAGCTCAAGGGCACCAAGAACGTCGCCGCCCAGCTCGGAGTCTCCCAACGCTCAGTGGAGCGCTGGCTCAAGGGCGGCGGCATCGGCAAGAAGAACGCGAAGAAGGTCGAGGACGCCGTCCGGGAACGCTGGCAGCCCCGCGTCCGCAACCGGATCCGCAAGGCGGCCGAAGCCAACGGCTTCTACGTCGACGTGATGGCGACCTTCGGCTTCAAGACCACCGGCCCCAGCACCGACGACCCCCGCGAACGCATCCTCCCCACCCAGAAGCTGTCCGGCGACGTCGCACGCAGGCTCTTTGAAGCCCGAGACCGCGGAGCCAGCCAACAGGAGCAGGAAAAGATCATCGCCGAAGGCCTGCGCGACTCCTACTTCACCGACGGCGGACGCCGGGCCCGCAGCCTGGAGGTCACCTTCACCGGCCTCGTGCGGGCCGACTTCTCCGTGGACTGAGCCGTGCGCCACGGGCAGCGCCGGATCAGGCGGCGCTGCCCGCCCGCGCCCGTTTTCGCCGGAGGAAACGAGCCGGCGTCGACTGAGCCGCCCGGGTGTGAATCCATGCGGCACGACTGCCGACACGATGATCTTCGAGTGGTGGGACTCACGCGCTGGCAGGCGGGCTCCTGCGGATCGACCTGGCCGACCGGGCGACACGCTGCCTGCCATTTGAGCGAACCCTGTTGCCTCGGAGGAACGGCCTCGTTGTCCGGGTGACGGCGATCGCATGGCGGAGGACGGCGTTGGCATACGAGGTGATCACCACATCTTTCCGGAGCGATCTGCATGCTCGGTGGTCGGCCGTGTTCGACCGGTTGCAGGTGCCATGGGTCTACGAGCCGCATACGTTCACAGCGGACGACGGCCGAAACTGTGTGCCAGCGTTCTGGCTGCCCCGCGAGCGGATCTGGTTCGACGCTGTCACGGCTACCGAGCGTGAAGATCTGGGCTGGTGGCGCCGCTTCGCGGCAGCAGCGCGCGGCTGGGAGTACTTCTCGGACGACTGGTTCGACGAGCCGGACTGGGACAGCCCGGTGCAGGTCGACGAGGTGTGGCACGGCACGGCGCTGCTCGCAATCGGCCCGCTCCCCAGGCTCCACGGGAACGATGCGCTGGATCTGTGGCAGAACAGTCCCGAAGGTGGGATGTGGGTCTACGACGATGCCATGTACTGGTGGACCCTGTGCCCGGTCTGCGGGCTGTTCGGAGCGGAGTACTTCGGGCAGGCCGAGCGACTGCCCTGCGAGTGCCTCAATGACCGCGAGCACAACAAGACCAGGAACGGCCACGATGCGCGGCTGCTGAAGGCCTACCAGGACGGCTGGAACGAAGCAGTGGAGGAAGTCCCGGCCGTCACGGGTGCCAAGCCAGCCGGGCACCCGTGGCGCCGGCGGGCGCTGATCCCTCAGCAGGGGGCAGCCGAGGCCACACTGCGCTGCGTCGCTCAGTGCCGGTCCGTCGCAGAAGTGCTGCGGGGGGAACTACCCGAGGAGGCCTATGTCGACGCGGAGGAAGCGCACCAGCTCTGCGACTCCTGCCCGGGCTTCGTGTGCACCGGCTGCGGTGCTGAGCCGGCCGCCGCGCCGGGCGAGTACTGCCGCTCGTGCGAGCCGGTGCCACTGCTGTCCGACGCGCATGCTCGTGACCAGCTGAACCTGCGGGCGATTGAGCTGAGCCGTCTACACAAGGAACAACTCAAGATCATTCATCCGGTGATCAACAAAGCCATGGGAGTCCGACGGCGCGGACATGCGACGCTGGCCGATCTGGCCGTGGGCCTGACACAAGCAGAGCACTGGCTGGCACACCCAGGCTCGCTGCAGATTCCCAATCCGACGCTGTCGGAGGAGGAGATCGACATGCTCTCCGGCGCGGAAGTCCGCCAGGAGACGGCCGCGAGGGTGGGCACGCTGAGTGCGGTCGTCCACGACCCGATCCCCATCGTGCAGATGCGCATCAACAACGCCATGGGGGTGCGCACTCGCGCCGAAGCCGACGAGGAGCAGCTGCGCTCGGGGCTGCGACAGGTGCGGCAGTGGCTTCACACGCCTGCTTCGTACCATGAGGCCGGCTGAGGTCGACGGCGGGAGGCGGGACCGGGCGTGCGCCTGCTCGACGGCGGGAGTAGGGCGGCGGGTGCGAGCGATGGCGTGGCGGCCGTCGCGGGCGTGGGCCCTGCTCACCGGACGCTCGCCTCACCCTGGGGCTGGCGGCCGGCGCACGTCCCGCAGCGCGCCGTGGCCCAGCGGGCGCCTGGTCGAGTCCGGCGGGCAATATGCCGGATCTCCTTTGCGGCTGAAGGTCACCCTCACCAGCATTCACCCTCCCGGCGGCGCCCTGGCCAGGGGGTGCGGGGTCAGCCCGCGGCGACGAGGGTGAATCCGCCTGAGCAGTACCAGTCGCTGGCTGCCAGGGCTTCGTAGAGCGCGGTCATCCAGTTGTTCTGGCGAGGGCGGGTCCGCTGGTGGGCGACATCGAGGAGATGGGCGCGGACATCCTCGCATCCCCCGCCGTCGAAGACCGTCTCCAGCATGAATCCCAATGTGTCCAGCTCGTCGGCGACCTGAGCCTCGTACACCTCGGCGAGATGGAACACATTGAAGTGGTGTATGATCCGTGCCCCGAGTTGAGGATCCCAGACGTCCGGCGGATCTACGAAGAACCGGACCTGCCAGTCCACTGTCCCGGCGTCGCCGTTGTCGGGCTTGTGGATCAGGAACTCCGCGCGCAGCCAGCGTTCGTCTTCGACGTTGTCGAAGTACGGGTGCAGAGTCTGCTCCTCCTTGCTGGCCGGTATCTGGTCCAGCTTCACGAAGTTGCAGTCCCCGCAGACGGGCACCAGGTTGACCGGCGCGACCGCGAGATAGGGGTAGCGGCTCTTGGGCAGGTGATGGTCCACCTGACGCACCCTGCCGATGCCGCAGAGCGGGCACTTGGGCTGGAGGTTCTTGATGCGTTCGTAGATGGGCCGGCCCGGATGCTCTAGCCCTCTCATCCGCCGGTTGTACATGTCGATCATGTCGTCGACCGCGTCGTCGCTGTCCGGCCGGAAGGACTTGGGGTCGAGCTTGTGCAGGGCCGCTGCTCGGCATGCCTGCTCGTAGCGGTCGGCGGCCTGTACGACTGGTTCTTCGTGCTGCGACAGGGCGGCCAGTTTGGCTGTGCTGATCTTGGAGCTGACGCACAGCCGGAACACTTCGCGGGCGCCGGGCAGGGTAGGGGTGAGGTGCTGCATCAGCCGCCGTTCTGGTGACGGCGGGCTGCCGCGCGGGCCAGGGCCCTGCCCTCGGCGCCCAGCTTGCCGTTGAAGTCCTCGACGATCTGGTCGAAGGATCGCCCCTGCCGGGCGAGCGTCTCGATCATCGCGTGGAACCCTGTCCTGGTGACCTCCAGGGCGAAGATCTCCCGGGTGATCACGCCCACGTTCTCGCCGAACGTCTGGATCTCGGGGTGTTCGACGCGCACGTCGTTTCCCGCCCGCCGCAGCGCCCACACCGCTTCCCTGGGTGTCTCCTGGAGGACGACCGGGGAGTGGGTGGCGACGAGGGCGAGGCCGTTGCGGTTGACCAGGAGCGCAGA contains the following coding sequences:
- a CDS encoding restriction endonuclease, which codes for MPRSMKAAKAANALGRAAAGKHFRDLRPDREDAPVDLTLTLRLRELLADYKDLRQAPPGGQQRRGQKFNALLAELLQAWGLTARHSVRGVDGLDETDVFFTAEQTNYILEAKWEAEPINAEPLIKLADRLNNRPPGTRGIVLSVSGYTQPALEWVKRRQDILLLDITHIEALLCGMLGPVDLLDLLYAETAAAGNRLVPLADILVPSHEDPGPAPQLRPVGEVQLPWPVVESTANGVTAVEAFTGVWSPPQTPSAFTASRGNRLLITTAAGVIDFHTTTGRSTWALALPGTEDRAVRGEDGLLTVLCRGALVRWHPKTRTIELLAGGFGGYATLEAGRDGTLWVFNQVGALHGGSIILTRIGERPGDEQRHDVPFPGAERAVWLAPGRFFLTANGHSIPLDLTKDPAATKDDWVDSTLPNPKAAVAPDEHTVLYAGTCGSLNGSLHCRDLRQDAVPAELLTVAANRITDLALTNTGSAGTSGWMLADVSGNTQNPTPVLVRWDISAAPSTSG
- the tap gene encoding telomere-associated protein Tap; translation: MSTQPDTPDAIDALLGQGPRRAVQLPTPAERERLRTEYGLTKAATAKALGVSTSTFTAWESGQRDPQGEARAAYARLLEGIAAQLRPEPAAVTPPQPQTPAPAPAEAPVPVPMLDQQPDGSLVMAEAAPCVQCGNPSVYRSQGVPIHLGGFCRPGTQPPEAPVAPQPAPASAAPAVAAPRRTAPHAAGAPSSRQASPRVHRAPVKATATARPQVAASPAAPAKYPAGPLAVIDLAPSGRALLGHLVDGRVLDVPAMTLPQLTEWAVSAGLGQPRLHKHGKDSDPLVVLMADAAEFLGLPPMGEDADGDFERGIGRLPETGPVVKALVKAGWQLTQRGFGPWARVFRTPDGGKRVCVQYCIPMWSALASAGWKVPADLDAVQLAALLGGYAERVQTPRGSTAVTGLQLMEALRPPTRAVRTETGWTSGPVEGSRTHAFDPAPPEPPAEHPLAQGRAPGDVLMTETWDWIRDLDLIEDRERGYPYVIGLDVNMAYLAAAGRLTMALSEPVHKLEPVFDKRIPGSWKCDFSNAELDPRLPNPFTPDGLPPTGPAWYSTVKVAYALELGIRVQPTEGWLRHESGPWLDPWHKHLREAYLTTMANLGVPLDLADRDVEAFLAAMANLKNGNPVELAILHAIKSTAKGGIGKLRERPRGATYRPGQRWPALDRPTWDPLNRALVIDTDTVNKHRKIRRHAEATGEYPIAALADCIVYPSKGPSPLDVLLQPDGTLATAWRLGISPGHVKHEGTQTMTWALEMITDDVNPGRHIKGGDAYAEGE
- the tpg gene encoding telomere-protecting terminal protein Tpg, whose amino-acid sequence is MSEALDRGLERALQTQPIPKTLAGRAAFLVRQLKGTKNVAAQLGVSQRSVERWLKGGGIGKKNAKKVEDAVRERWQPRVRNRIRKAAEANGFYVDVMATFGFKTTGPSTDDPRERILPTQKLSGDVARRLFEARDRGASQQEQEKIIAEGLRDSYFTDGGRRARSLEVTFTGLVRADFSVD